One part of the Bacillus sp. FJAT-45350 genome encodes these proteins:
- a CDS encoding class I SAM-dependent methyltransferase: MLSEWKRLLKARKWMKKNEPFLPTWHAYIGFTMHLFEYFSRGDKPEDVAKEHGLAPLLLQRWVEVGLAIGHLKKKRAGKIKATKEMLTYFTASSPKEVGSLVKEMLELHIPTLLSCQNLLKEPEQTSYENNSYSGMVAETSTILEKLIFPKIHRLIKKNNITSVMDLGCGYGGYLQRLYRKSPNMDLIGIEADAHVAEKAKERLSNCNVEVLKGDIRDMEVEEYQVELVLVNNLIYYFSLSDRHLLFEKMAQVIDESGYVIVTTPINKSKGRNAFSAAFNSFMSAHKNMFPLPTEKELISMAEKQGFHLRKRWSAIPEGGWYSYAFQK; the protein is encoded by the coding sequence GTGTTAAGCGAATGGAAGAGATTATTAAAAGCAAGAAAATGGATGAAGAAGAACGAACCATTCTTGCCAACATGGCATGCTTATATTGGGTTTACGATGCATTTGTTTGAGTATTTTTCAAGAGGAGATAAACCAGAAGATGTAGCAAAGGAACATGGTTTAGCTCCTCTGTTATTACAACGCTGGGTAGAGGTAGGCTTAGCAATTGGCCATTTAAAGAAAAAAAGGGCTGGTAAAATAAAGGCAACAAAAGAGATGCTAACCTATTTTACAGCTAGTAGCCCAAAAGAGGTTGGTTCATTAGTAAAGGAAATGCTAGAGCTTCACATTCCAACTCTATTATCCTGTCAAAACTTGTTAAAGGAACCGGAGCAAACCAGTTATGAAAATAATAGTTATAGTGGAATGGTGGCAGAAACGTCGACGATATTAGAAAAACTTATTTTTCCTAAAATACATCGTTTGATTAAGAAAAATAACATAACATCGGTAATGGACTTAGGCTGTGGATATGGAGGCTACCTTCAACGTCTTTATAGAAAAAGTCCGAATATGGATCTTATTGGGATTGAAGCAGATGCTCATGTTGCTGAAAAAGCAAAAGAAAGGTTGAGTAATTGTAACGTAGAGGTACTAAAGGGTGATATAAGAGATATGGAGGTAGAGGAATATCAAGTGGAATTAGTATTAGTAAATAATCTTATTTACTACTTTTCTCTCTCCGATAGACACCTATTATTTGAAAAAATGGCACAAGTCATAGATGAAAGTGGCTATGTTATCGTTACAACACCAATAAATAAGTCAAAGGGAAGAAACGCTTTTTCAGCCGCCTTTAATAGCTTTATGTCAGCCCATAAAAATATGTTTCCACTACCAACTGAAAAAGAGTTAATTAGTATGGCCGAGAAACAAGGTTTTCATCTTCGGAAGAGATGGTCAGCTATTCCTGAAGGTGGCTGGTATAGCTATGCATTTCAAAAATAA
- a CDS encoding FAD-dependent oxidoreductase: protein MKHYQVVIIGGGVAGLTLALKLVPHNISVLLVEKVEGEYPLYKGELLQPKSLQIFESIGVGNKLDILGKRIPHVRIKELKTSNSKSEEIYTGKMRYDILDHPYHYAMMVPHEQIRQLLYDKAKEYSSFELCQPAEYVGLIEEQKVVRIKTKSGEREVKGEFIIGADGRGSRVRKHWNVKKKEYHHNHQFLTVSFQRPPELTESVIYGTESDFLGLFLLPDEKVRTVLKIAPDTWRRWRKEGIHKFHEAYHQIMPEMKGYVDKVKNWKQIQLMIPAHFTMNSYTNGNQIIIGDAAHTVHPMAGEGMNLAVQDSDVLGELLIWMHKTERLDARELHWFEKVRKPRAEYLSKLSYYGGLAYSYPHSIWQKVRIKGLSMLEKNSLLHFKQVMNISGLGLSNISPTDFLYKKNSQIVEKQKRYYFQKEEDYPWLGS from the coding sequence ATGAAACATTATCAAGTGGTGATTATAGGTGGGGGTGTTGCGGGACTAACGTTGGCATTAAAGCTTGTACCACATAATATTTCTGTGCTTCTTGTAGAGAAGGTAGAAGGTGAGTATCCGCTATATAAAGGAGAGCTACTTCAACCAAAAAGTCTACAAATATTTGAAAGTATAGGGGTAGGAAATAAATTGGACATACTTGGAAAAAGAATTCCTCATGTTCGGATAAAAGAGCTCAAAACAAGTAACAGTAAAAGTGAAGAAATTTATACAGGAAAGATGAGATACGATATTCTTGATCATCCGTATCATTATGCGATGATGGTACCTCATGAACAAATTAGACAGCTTTTGTATGACAAAGCAAAAGAGTATTCTTCCTTTGAGCTGTGTCAGCCAGCAGAGTATGTTGGTTTGATAGAGGAGCAGAAAGTTGTCCGGATAAAAACGAAAAGTGGAGAAAGGGAAGTAAAAGGAGAATTTATCATTGGTGCAGATGGGCGAGGCTCTCGAGTAAGAAAGCATTGGAACGTAAAGAAGAAGGAGTACCACCATAATCATCAATTCTTAACAGTGTCTTTCCAGCGACCTCCTGAGCTAACAGAGTCCGTTATATATGGAACGGAAAGTGATTTTTTAGGTTTATTTCTATTACCGGATGAGAAAGTACGAACAGTGTTGAAAATAGCTCCAGACACGTGGAGAAGGTGGAGGAAAGAAGGGATTCATAAGTTTCATGAAGCCTATCATCAAATCATGCCAGAAATGAAAGGCTATGTTGATAAGGTGAAAAACTGGAAACAAATACAGCTTATGATTCCAGCCCATTTTACAATGAACTCCTATACAAATGGTAATCAAATAATTATCGGAGATGCTGCTCATACAGTCCATCCGATGGCCGGAGAAGGGATGAACCTAGCGGTACAAGATAGTGATGTTTTAGGAGAGTTATTAATTTGGATGCACAAAACAGAAAGGTTAGACGCTAGAGAATTACATTGGTTTGAGAAGGTTCGAAAGCCGAGAGCCGAATACTTATCAAAGTTAAGTTACTATGGAGGACTAGCCTATTCCTATCCTCACTCGATTTGGCAAAAGGTAAGGATAAAAGGGCTTTCTATGCTAGAGAAAAATTCACTCCTTCACTTTAAGCAAGTAATGAATATTTCAGGACTAGGACTATCAAATATATCTCCAACAGATTTTTTATACAAAAAGAATAGCCAGATTGTAGAAAAACAAAAGCGTTATTATTTTCAGAAAGAAGAAGATTATCCTTGGTTAGGGTCATGA
- a CDS encoding H-type small acid-soluble spore protein, with product MNSQRAQEIVESMKEVEVLFNGTPVWIQHVDKEKDTARVYKEQNPDDEMTVPVEQLVEH from the coding sequence ATGAATTCACAACGCGCACAAGAAATTGTAGAATCAATGAAGGAAGTTGAAGTTCTTTTCAATGGAACTCCTGTATGGATTCAACACGTGGACAAAGAAAAAGATACCGCACGAGTATACAAAGAACAAAATCCTGATGATGAAATGACTGTTCCTGTTGAACAGCTTGTCGAACATTAG
- a CDS encoding low molecular weight protein-tyrosine-phosphatase: MIRVLFVCLGNICRSPMAEAIFRKKVKSVGLESKIFIDSAGTGDWHIGKPPHEGTRDILDRYTIDYSGMKARQVKNEDLQSFKYIIAMDADNLANLHRLAGNNETGEVARLLDFLLENETADVPDPYYTGNFDEVYKLVDESCGNLLVHIREREGL; this comes from the coding sequence ATGATACGTGTGTTATTCGTTTGTTTAGGGAACATTTGTCGCTCCCCAATGGCAGAAGCGATTTTTAGGAAAAAAGTAAAAAGTGTGGGATTAGAAAGTAAAATTTTTATTGATTCAGCGGGAACCGGGGATTGGCATATAGGCAAACCACCTCATGAAGGAACACGAGATATTCTTGATAGGTATACAATTGATTATAGTGGAATGAAGGCGAGGCAAGTAAAGAATGAAGATTTGCAGTCATTCAAATATATTATCGCGATGGACGCTGACAATTTAGCGAACTTGCACCGTTTGGCGGGAAACAACGAGACTGGAGAGGTTGCTAGGCTTCTTGATTTCTTACTCGAAAACGAAACGGCTGATGTTCCAGATCCTTATTATACTGGTAACTTTGATGAAGTTTATAAATTAGTTGATGAAAGCTGTGGGAACTTACTCGTACATATACGTGAACGTGAAGGGTTGTAA
- a CDS encoding histidine phosphatase family protein, giving the protein MIEIILIRHGKTNCPMENKMVVKDFKEWVKEYDQAGIEENQDLSAELRLLVEQDSYIITSDRNRAMETAKMIGLERYVSDQTFREAEIPIPLKLKWIKMKPKYWTVFCRFLWMLGYSGNGESRQQTNKRAEIAVSKLMNKLQESSSIVVIGHGFFNHIVGKKLITRGWRRKDQADYRYLGKTTYIFEPIKRN; this is encoded by the coding sequence ATGATTGAAATTATCCTAATTCGTCACGGAAAAACGAATTGTCCAATGGAAAATAAAATGGTAGTAAAGGATTTTAAGGAATGGGTGAAGGAATATGACCAAGCCGGAATTGAAGAGAATCAAGACTTATCAGCCGAACTTAGACTTTTAGTGGAACAAGATAGCTATATCATTACGAGTGATCGAAATCGTGCAATGGAAACTGCTAAGATGATAGGGTTAGAAAGGTATGTAAGCGATCAAACCTTTCGTGAAGCAGAAATTCCAATTCCTTTGAAGTTAAAATGGATAAAAATGAAGCCGAAATATTGGACCGTATTCTGTCGCTTTCTTTGGATGTTAGGCTACTCAGGGAATGGTGAATCTCGACAACAAACAAATAAGAGAGCTGAAATAGCAGTATCAAAGTTAATGAACAAACTACAGGAAAGCTCATCAATTGTCGTTATAGGGCATGGTTTTTTTAACCATATAGTAGGTAAAAAGTTAATAACAAGAGGATGGAGAAGAAAAGACCAAGCTGATTATCGATACTTAGGAAAAACAACATATATATTTGAGCCTATTAAAAGAAATTAA
- a CDS encoding YolD-like family protein: MLRDRGTIKWTAMMLPEHVSLLRELKEKMKRKEKPELDPQKLEEMNETILMAIENKSSVAITYYHQYDFHCLIGTIARIDGVNKRIHIFDKFEESSTLLFNQIIDINFHE; encoded by the coding sequence ATGTTACGTGATCGTGGGACAATCAAATGGACAGCGATGATGCTTCCAGAGCATGTCAGTTTACTGAGAGAATTAAAAGAAAAAATGAAGCGTAAGGAAAAGCCAGAGCTAGACCCGCAAAAGCTAGAAGAAATGAATGAAACTATTTTAATGGCAATAGAAAATAAATCTTCTGTGGCGATTACTTATTATCACCAATACGATTTTCATTGTCTCATTGGTACGATTGCTCGGATTGATGGGGTGAATAAAAGGATTCACATCTTTGATAAATTTGAAGAAAGTTCAACGCTATTATTTAATCAAATTATTGATATAAATTTCCATGAATAA
- a CDS encoding Y-family DNA polymerase: MYRGIKERNILCIDMKSFYASCSALALGLDPLTCYLAVVADTKRQGSVVLAATAKLKKDYHIKTGSRLFEIPKDPRIQVVNAQMAMYLDTSVELTAFFNRYVPMECIHTYSVDESFLQVDGTERLWGSPRELAEKIRQDMLEEFGLTCSIGIGPNMLLSKLCLDLEAKREGVAEWRFKDVKEKLWPVSPLSEMWGIGSRMERNLQRLGIRTVGQLANYPLEKLEKKFGVMGNQIYYHAWGIDLSDLGAPIIQGQISYAKGQMLMRDYKDKKEIKCVVLEMCEEVTRRARQASKAGRTITLGLGYSKTEEGRGFSRSLSLAEPTNLTLEVYEACLRLLATFYRGEVVRQITISLSNVCSDSYTQLSIFDDTKPKKKDLSYVMDSIREKYGSTSLLRAVSYTKGGTARHRSTLLGGHKA, translated from the coding sequence ATGTATCGGGGGATTAAAGAACGCAATATTCTCTGTATTGATATGAAAAGCTTTTATGCTAGCTGTTCGGCACTTGCCTTGGGATTAGACCCATTAACTTGTTATTTAGCTGTTGTAGCAGATACAAAGCGACAGGGAAGTGTCGTATTAGCAGCTACGGCGAAGCTCAAGAAAGATTATCATATAAAGACAGGAAGTCGACTATTTGAAATTCCAAAGGACCCAAGAATTCAGGTTGTCAATGCTCAAATGGCGATGTATTTAGATACATCTGTTGAGCTTACTGCCTTTTTCAATCGATATGTGCCAATGGAGTGCATTCATACATATAGCGTTGATGAAAGTTTTCTTCAAGTAGACGGAACTGAGAGACTTTGGGGCAGTCCGAGAGAATTAGCGGAGAAGATTCGTCAGGACATGTTAGAGGAATTTGGGTTAACGTGCTCGATTGGGATTGGGCCAAATATGTTATTGTCCAAGCTTTGTCTTGATTTAGAGGCGAAGAGAGAAGGAGTGGCAGAGTGGCGATTTAAAGATGTAAAAGAAAAGCTCTGGCCAGTTTCTCCATTAAGTGAGATGTGGGGCATTGGCTCTAGAATGGAAAGGAATTTACAACGTTTAGGGATTCGTACAGTTGGTCAGTTGGCTAATTATCCGTTAGAAAAACTGGAGAAGAAGTTTGGTGTGATGGGAAATCAGATTTACTACCATGCATGGGGCATTGATTTATCTGATTTAGGTGCTCCGATTATACAAGGACAAATAAGTTATGCAAAAGGGCAAATGCTCATGCGAGATTACAAAGATAAGAAAGAAATTAAATGTGTCGTTCTTGAAATGTGTGAGGAAGTGACAAGGAGAGCAAGACAAGCAAGTAAAGCAGGAAGGACGATCACTCTTGGTCTTGGTTATAGCAAGACAGAGGAGGGGAGAGGCTTTTCACGCTCTCTATCTCTTGCCGAGCCAACGAATTTAACTTTAGAGGTATATGAAGCTTGTTTGAGGTTGCTTGCTACCTTTTACCGGGGAGAGGTAGTTAGACAAATTACAATCTCTCTTTCAAATGTATGTAGCGATTCTTATACACAGCTTAGTATTTTTGATGATACAAAGCCAAAGAAAAAGGATTTAAGCTATGTAATGGATTCAATAAGAGAGAAATATGGTTCTACTTCCTTACTACGAGCGGTCTCCTATACAAAAGGTGGAACAGCGCGCCATCGTAGTACATTACTAGGTGGGCATAAGGCGTAA
- a CDS encoding YqeG family HAD IIIA-type phosphatase produces the protein MKYFKPDYEIQHFSELTKEWLNERNIKAIFSDLDSTLAIHDHEHGSEELGHWIEMLKENNVTLFIVSNNSQGRVDRFVAPYGIHGLGMSGKPGITRIEKEMNKLGEKSETSLFLGDQIFTDVWCGKRLNMTTVLVHPIGREHEPWNITLKRKLETLIKKRWK, from the coding sequence ATGAAATACTTTAAACCAGATTATGAAATACAACATTTTTCAGAGCTAACAAAAGAATGGCTAAATGAAAGAAATATCAAAGCAATTTTTTCTGACTTAGATAGTACGTTAGCTATCCACGACCATGAACATGGTAGTGAAGAGTTAGGACATTGGATAGAAATGCTGAAAGAAAATAATGTCACGCTATTCATTGTCTCCAATAATAGTCAGGGAAGAGTAGACCGTTTCGTAGCACCTTATGGAATCCACGGACTTGGTATGAGTGGAAAACCTGGAATTACAAGAATTGAAAAGGAAATGAACAAATTAGGTGAAAAAAGTGAGACAAGCCTCTTCCTAGGAGATCAAATCTTTACTGACGTTTGGTGTGGAAAGCGCCTTAACATGACAACTGTACTTGTTCATCCAATTGGAAGAGAACATGAACCATGGAATATTACACTTAAGCGAAAGCTGGAGACGTTAATTAAGAAGAGATGGAAATAA
- a CDS encoding DUF3189 family protein, with product MMYVYNCYAGTHSSALAAAYHLNKIPHDRIPTKEEILGIDIFNKLTPGDFGRIIYHGEDSEGHKVYTVGRGRSKELIPALKELMTILQENGKSQEKVIFSNASPTVPLAMTFGGLFSRRFHIDFIGVPLLVKGAKQTHKNIAKLVHHTKKVAKESKKQVEILENKELEVNKL from the coding sequence ATGATGTACGTATACAACTGCTATGCTGGTACACATTCATCAGCCCTTGCAGCTGCCTATCACTTAAATAAGATTCCTCATGACCGTATACCAACAAAGGAAGAAATACTGGGAATTGATATCTTTAATAAACTTACTCCAGGAGACTTTGGTCGAATTATCTATCACGGAGAAGATTCAGAAGGACATAAAGTTTACACTGTAGGAAGAGGTCGCTCGAAAGAATTAATTCCTGCACTGAAAGAACTAATGACGATCCTTCAGGAGAATGGGAAGTCACAGGAAAAGGTCATCTTTTCAAATGCGTCACCTACAGTGCCATTAGCAATGACATTTGGTGGTCTCTTTTCTAGGAGATTTCATATAGATTTTATCGGTGTCCCTCTCCTCGTAAAAGGAGCCAAGCAAACTCACAAAAACATCGCTAAGCTCGTACATCATACAAAAAAGGTAGCAAAAGAATCAAAAAAGCAAGTTGAAATACTTGAAAATAAAGAGCTTGAAGTTAATAAACTTTAA
- a CDS encoding YqzH family protein, whose translation MIDKAFLQKKIKKIMTSYVQDPTVQISEEELNILIKNFHKKMEQNPNEDIHYLLHDVIYDYLTINYF comes from the coding sequence ATGATTGATAAAGCCTTTTTACAAAAGAAAATCAAAAAAATTATGACAAGCTATGTTCAAGACCCGACTGTTCAGATTAGCGAAGAAGAATTAAACATCCTTATAAAGAACTTCCACAAAAAAATGGAACAAAATCCAAACGAAGATATACACTACCTTCTTCATGATGTTATTTACGACTATCTAACAATCAACTACTTTTGA
- a CDS encoding SDR family NAD(P)-dependent oxidoreductase, whose translation MSQLDLKDKVIVITGASSGLGWQLAIDAARAGAIPILMARSTAKLQELHQFIETTYNQKAYYYTLDVCSPRDIHGTFQTVVSEHKKIDALINNAGFAIFETFLDADLEDMKEMFDVNVLGLMACTKAVLPEMVKENRGHIINIASQAGKISTPKSSVYAATKHAVLGFTNSLRMELHETNIHVSAVNPGPIRTPFFTRADQEGTYVKNIEKFMLEPSYVSMKILSLLIKPKREVNLPYWMNIGSRLYQLFPSLVEKLGGKSFYQK comes from the coding sequence TTGAGTCAGTTAGATTTAAAGGATAAAGTAATTGTTATCACAGGTGCATCGAGTGGACTAGGATGGCAACTTGCAATTGATGCTGCAAGGGCAGGGGCGATACCTATTCTTATGGCTCGTTCTACTGCAAAGTTACAGGAACTACATCAGTTTATTGAAACTACCTATAATCAAAAAGCATATTACTATACATTGGATGTTTGTTCACCTAGAGATATTCATGGAACATTCCAAACAGTTGTTAGCGAGCATAAAAAAATTGATGCTCTTATTAATAATGCAGGTTTTGCTATATTTGAAACTTTTCTTGATGCAGATTTAGAAGACATGAAGGAGATGTTTGATGTCAATGTACTTGGGCTCATGGCTTGTACAAAGGCGGTTTTGCCTGAAATGGTGAAGGAGAATAGAGGACATATTATTAATATTGCATCGCAAGCAGGGAAAATATCAACACCAAAGTCTAGTGTGTATGCGGCAACTAAGCATGCTGTTCTCGGTTTTACAAATAGCTTACGAATGGAGTTACACGAAACGAATATTCATGTAAGTGCTGTTAATCCAGGACCGATTCGGACACCTTTTTTTACAAGAGCTGACCAAGAGGGGACATATGTAAAAAATATTGAGAAGTTTATGCTTGAACCAAGCTATGTTTCTATGAAGATTCTTTCACTACTAATAAAACCAAAGAGAGAAGTAAATCTCCCTTATTGGATGAATATTGGATCAAGGCTTTATCAACTCTTTCCTTCATTAGTTGAGAAACTTGGTGGCAAAAGTTTTTATCAAAAGTAG
- the proB gene encoding glutamate 5-kinase, with protein sequence MGKQRIVVKIGSSSLTNVHGGLCEEKLIEHVSALAKLKKEGHEVVLISSGAVAAGFTDLGYPTRPVTIAGKQAAAAVGQGLLMQGYSKHFRQHGIVTAQLLLTRHDFANQEKYNNAYSTLSELLKRDVLPIINENDSVAIDELTFGDNDMLSALVSGLVHADFLIILTDINGLYDDNPRNNPKAKRYTFLPEVTEELLKMAGGAGSKVGTGGMRSKIEAAKTALSLGVKIFIGTGEGEEKLVDTVAGKGDGTYIGITGPSSMKNKKQWIGIHSSISGKIQIDKGAEKAVVSNGKSLLPAGVKTIEGQFTVGEVVEVINEKKELIGKGQVSFSSEELDMIKGLSSKEAKTKTNKERAEVIHRNNWVTLTKEKMIK encoded by the coding sequence ATGGGAAAACAACGAATTGTTGTAAAAATAGGAAGTAGCTCTTTAACCAATGTCCATGGTGGACTATGTGAAGAAAAATTAATTGAACATGTTTCAGCACTAGCCAAGCTAAAAAAAGAAGGGCATGAGGTTGTTCTTATCTCGTCAGGTGCAGTAGCTGCTGGATTTACAGATTTAGGATATCCTACTCGTCCAGTTACAATAGCAGGAAAACAAGCAGCAGCAGCCGTTGGTCAGGGACTTCTTATGCAAGGCTACTCTAAGCACTTCCGTCAGCACGGTATTGTAACAGCACAGCTTTTATTAACAAGACATGATTTTGCCAATCAAGAAAAATACAACAATGCTTACTCTACTTTATCGGAACTATTAAAAAGAGATGTTCTACCAATTATCAATGAGAATGATTCAGTTGCTATCGACGAATTAACATTTGGAGATAACGACATGCTGTCTGCACTCGTAAGTGGTCTCGTCCACGCTGACTTTTTGATTATTTTAACTGATATTAATGGATTGTACGATGATAACCCTCGGAATAATCCAAAGGCGAAAAGATATACCTTCCTACCGGAAGTAACAGAAGAGCTATTAAAAATGGCTGGAGGTGCTGGTTCCAAAGTAGGAACTGGCGGGATGCGTTCTAAAATCGAAGCTGCAAAAACAGCTCTTTCATTAGGCGTTAAAATCTTTATTGGCACAGGTGAAGGTGAAGAAAAGCTCGTTGATACAGTTGCCGGCAAAGGAGACGGAACCTATATCGGCATTACTGGTCCATCCTCTATGAAAAATAAAAAGCAATGGATCGGGATCCACTCAAGCATCTCAGGTAAAATTCAAATCGATAAAGGCGCTGAAAAAGCCGTTGTTAGTAATGGAAAGAGTCTCCTCCCTGCTGGTGTGAAGACAATTGAAGGGCAGTTCACAGTTGGCGAGGTTGTCGAAGTAATAAATGAAAAGAAAGAGCTCATTGGGAAAGGTCAAGTTAGCTTTTCATCTGAGGAATTAGACATGATAAAAGGTCTTTCAAGTAAAGAAGCAAAAACAAAAACAAATAAAGAACGTGCTGAGGTCATCCACAGAAACAATTGGGTAACCTTAACAAAGGAGAAGATGATAAAATGA
- a CDS encoding glutamate-5-semialdehyde dehydrogenase, which produces MSELVQKAKRAQEITTALSVCTTAQKNEALSLIAKQLLEESAYIIAENEKDLANGRKNDIGDYLLDRLTLNEQRIKDMAEGLEQVIELPDPVGEVMEDWERPNGLQIEKVRVPLGVIGMIYEARPNVTVDASSLCLKTGNAVLLRGSSSAIHSNIAIVAVIHRALENSEVPVEAVQLLEDTSRETAAKMFTLNEYIDVLIPRGGAGLIQTVVKNASIPVLETGVGNCHIYIDSDANKQMAIDIAINAKTQRPSVCNAAETILVHQDWANQHLQDLLSELKEKGVEIRANEAARKIDENLLPATDEDWATEYLDFTVALRVVPSLEEAIKHIQTYGTKHSEAIITESAENTETFFKYVDAAAVYHNASTRFTDGFEFGFGAEIGISTQKLHARGPMGLPALTSMKYIVRGTGQIKG; this is translated from the coding sequence ATGAGTGAATTAGTTCAAAAAGCAAAACGGGCACAGGAAATTACAACTGCCTTATCTGTTTGTACAACAGCTCAGAAAAACGAAGCTCTATCGTTAATCGCTAAGCAACTTCTAGAAGAATCTGCGTACATTATAGCAGAAAATGAAAAAGATTTAGCTAACGGTAGAAAAAATGATATTGGGGATTACCTATTAGACAGACTTACTTTAAATGAACAACGTATAAAAGATATGGCAGAAGGACTAGAGCAAGTTATCGAATTACCAGACCCAGTTGGAGAAGTTATGGAAGATTGGGAACGACCAAATGGATTACAAATTGAAAAGGTACGTGTTCCATTAGGAGTTATCGGGATGATTTATGAGGCACGTCCAAATGTAACAGTGGATGCATCAAGTCTTTGCTTAAAAACTGGAAATGCTGTTCTGTTACGAGGTAGCTCATCAGCAATTCATTCAAATATAGCAATTGTTGCGGTCATTCACCGAGCTCTTGAAAATAGCGAGGTGCCTGTCGAAGCAGTACAGCTTCTTGAAGATACGAGCAGAGAAACTGCTGCGAAGATGTTTACACTTAATGAATATATCGATGTACTTATTCCTCGAGGTGGGGCTGGTTTAATACAAACGGTTGTAAAGAACGCTTCTATTCCTGTTCTCGAAACTGGAGTTGGCAATTGTCATATATATATTGATAGTGATGCAAACAAACAGATGGCAATTGACATTGCAATTAATGCAAAAACACAACGTCCTTCAGTATGTAACGCTGCAGAAACAATCCTTGTTCACCAAGACTGGGCAAATCAACACCTACAAGACCTACTTTCTGAACTAAAAGAAAAAGGTGTTGAAATCCGTGCGAATGAAGCAGCTCGGAAGATAGATGAAAACCTACTCCCTGCCACTGATGAAGACTGGGCAACAGAGTATCTTGATTTTACAGTAGCTTTACGTGTAGTTCCTAGCTTAGAGGAAGCAATTAAACATATCCAAACATATGGCACAAAGCATTCTGAAGCAATTATTACAGAAAGTGCCGAGAACACGGAAACCTTCTTTAAGTATGTTGATGCTGCTGCTGTCTATCACAACGCTTCTACTCGCTTTACAGATGGATTTGAGTTTGGATTTGGAGCAGAAATAGGGATTAGTACACAAAAGCTTCACGCTCGTGGACCAATGGGATTACCAGCTTTAACATCAATGAAATATATAGTTCGTGGAACAGGACAAATTAAAGGGTAG
- the proC gene encoding pyrroline-5-carboxylate reductase has translation MVNEKQIVFVGAGSMAESIIAGLIADKIVSPEQITATNRQDTDRLNHLKATYGIHVTTTKEDAINGKDIVVLAMKPKNVVEGVRDIKKFTNKEQLFISVLAGTPTDYISELLGHHSPVIRTMPNTSAKVGASATAISAGKYASTDHVSLTEELFQAIGTVTVVPEEKLDAVTGLAGSGPAYIYYLVEAMEQAGEDIGLEKEEAKELIVQTILGAAKRLQSTSKTSTELYEEVMSPGGTTEAGLKVLSEYKFQEATTNAIKRATERSRELGRILTDTTTK, from the coding sequence ATGGTAAACGAAAAGCAAATCGTATTTGTCGGAGCCGGCTCAATGGCAGAATCAATCATTGCTGGATTAATCGCTGATAAAATCGTATCACCAGAGCAAATTACTGCTACTAACCGTCAAGATACAGACAGACTTAACCACTTGAAAGCAACATACGGCATACATGTAACAACTACAAAAGAAGACGCTATAAATGGAAAAGACATTGTCGTTCTTGCTATGAAACCAAAAAATGTTGTTGAAGGTGTTCGCGACATTAAAAAGTTTACTAATAAAGAACAGCTATTTATCTCAGTACTAGCTGGTACACCTACTGACTATATTAGTGAATTACTTGGACATCATTCACCTGTTATTCGTACAATGCCAAATACATCAGCAAAAGTCGGTGCGTCAGCCACAGCAATCTCTGCTGGAAAATATGCATCAACAGACCATGTTTCCCTTACAGAGGAATTATTTCAAGCAATCGGTACAGTTACCGTTGTTCCAGAGGAAAAACTAGATGCAGTTACTGGGCTTGCTGGGAGCGGACCTGCTTATATTTATTATCTTGTGGAAGCAATGGAGCAAGCTGGAGAGGACATTGGTTTAGAAAAAGAGGAAGCCAAAGAGCTTATCGTACAAACCATTCTTGGGGCTGCCAAACGACTTCAATCAACATCAAAAACATCAACAGAGCTATATGAAGAGGTCATGAGTCCAGGTGGAACAACAGAAGCTGGCTTAAAGGTTCTTTCTGAATATAAATTCCAAGAAGCAACAACAAATGCAATTAAACGAGCAACTGAACGCTCAAGGGAACTCGGACGTATTTTAACTGACACAACAACGAAATAG